The DNA window ctggtccaggcagatcccacatgccgcggagcaactaagcccgtgcgccacaactactgagcctgcactctagagcccgtgagccacaactactaagcccacgtgccacaactaatgaagcccgtgcgcctagagcccgtgctccgcaacaagagaagccactgcaatgagtagcacaccacaaagagtagccccccgctcgccacaactagagaaagcccgcgtgcagcaacaaagacccaacgcagccaaaaataaataaataaaataaataaattaaaaaaaaaaagtatatgggaggatgtgcatgggttatatgcaaatattgcACCCTTTTATATGTGACTTGAGCGCccctggattttggtatccacgaggggtcctggaaccaatcccctgtgggataccaagggacaactgtacatCTCCATCCTGTCTTTTCTATGAAGCCACACAGAGATGCATAAAACACACCcccaaaaatctttaaaaatatatatatatatagttttatatctatatataaatattgtaCTATGGCATTTCCCCATATTTTTCAATGTTATTCTTAAATTTGACTTTAATGGTTGAGTGGGCCACGCTTACTGACTGAGGTCATAATTTGGGGGCATTTAAGTTGTTTACAacttttgactattttaaattatactacaGAGGCATTATATTCTACCTTTCTTATCCTTCTATCCTGAGGACAACCACCAGAAGTGAGATGATCAGGTCAGAGAGCTCCAACACCTTTAAGGCTCTGATTTGAAGGTCTGACTGACTCTGGGAAGGTGAAACCCAATCTTGTTCCCCAGGGAGGGATCACCTAAATGTCCAGAAAGGCTCAGACTGGCCTGAGGATGTATAGCAGGTACACAGGACCCTGGGGGAGTGGCAGCTGCAGCCAACTTGGGGTGGGATGGATAGGGAGCTCGGCGGGGGGAGCTGCATACCTGAGCAGGAAGGTAGAGGTGTCCATGACGATGTTGCTGGAGAGGGTGAAGGTCTCAGCAGTGACAAGGACACGTACGGGGAGGTAGAGGGGCCTGGAGGGGTGGGTCACATTTGGGTTGGGGCAGGCTCCTTACACAGGggccccagcccccggcccccagccccctgaGCCTGGGTACCTGTAGTCCACGGCACAGGAGAACAGGTGTACATGTAGGATGGTAATGACCGTTGGAGGCAGGTAGCCCAGCACTGGGTCATCCAGGACATCTAAGAACTCCAACAGCTTTGGGGGCCAGAGTGAAAGGgacagggggaggagggggtctctttcttcctcaacccccccaaccccagcacaGCTCCCCAGTTGCTGCCCATCAGCTGTCTGTCACACCCTTGCCCAGGGGCTCCACCCAGAAGTCAGCTCCAGTCCAAGGTCAGCTCTGGCCCAGCCCACGCCCCCCACGCTACCCTCCCTCACCTGGGAGTGCCAGCTCTGTTCTGGCAGGGCCATGTAGTGGCGCAGGGTGGCTCTGTGCAGCCGCAGTGTCACCAGGAACTCCTGGGGGCAGGGCACAGTCAGCATGGCGGCAGCCCAGCCCTCCAGGCACCAGGGAGGCAGTGGCCCGGGCCAAACAGGTGGGCCAGAAGCAGGCGCGGCTGTACCTTGATGTTCCTGTGAGGGTCCAGTTGGATGCGCACCGCGGTGGACAGCATGTGGGGGCCCCGGCCCTGGCCTTTGCGGCCCAAGCCTCCTTGCTCAGTCATCCCTTCCTCCGACGGGTAGATGGTTCGGGCCAGCTGGGCCGGAGGAGCAAAGGTGGGCACCTCCAGGCGACTGGGCAGCAGGTAGTCATCCACAGCCGCTGAGGAGGCATCTGGTGAGCTCCCTGCCAAGCTGGCCGTTCACCCACTCCACCCAGGGCACACATCCCTCCTGAAAGACCACCCCTGCCCATGTACCCTAGAGACCCCATGGCGACTGGCCCCCAGCCCTCACACCTCGGTGGTAGAGTGTCGCCTTTTCAGCTTCCAGGCAGAAGTAGCCGAGTCCCGGCTGGCCTCGGTACTGGGAGACGCTGAAGACGGTGCCTTGTTCCATGTCCAGCACCAGCTCCCCGTGCGTGGCCTCCAGCCGCTTCCCGCACTCGTCCTGCAGGCAGCATGTGGCTCGGCCCCACCAGCTACACTCAGCAGCCTGCACACCCTCAGGGGTGAGGGCGCCTCTCGGAGCCCGGGCCTGACTAGGGTCGGCTCCAGCCTCTACCCAGAGCGCTGGAGGTCCGGAGCAGCACCTTCTCtcttgccagaggggaagggtcaTCCCTGCCCTGCCTACCTCCGGGCATCAGGTGGTGTCCATTCGGACCCCTGGCATGGTACCGAACGTATAGCAGGTGCTAGTGAGTGGCTGACGGGGCGTGATGGGATGGGTGGGGTGGCATGGGTGGGTCAGTGGGTGGCGGGTGGGTGCTACTGGCTGGACAGGCCACACTCGGCCCCCGGTGGGGGCTCTGTCTCCCACATTCCCCGCTTGGAGCTGCTCATACCGGCCTTGTTCTCCTGCCAGtgggggctctggagtcaggggCTCACCTCCCCTGGGCTGTGCTCACCTTGGTCTCACAGTGGGCCGTGATCCGACCCTTTAGCACCGTCACCAGTGTAGAGAAGGTACTCTGGGAGTGAGGGCTCTGGGACTCAGGGGCAAGGCGCTGGGGGGTGCCTGATGCCCCCACTGAGAAGTGGGTGTCCTCGTCATCCGAGTCCGAGTCTGGGGGGAGAGCAAGGAGCCGAGTGGGAAGGAGAATTGGGAGAGCTGCCCCGGCCGCAGGGCCCCACCAGGGCGCCCCTCCTACCCAGCTTGAAGGCAGACTTGCACATCTTGAAGCTGTCGTGCCAGAAGCCCGAGGCATCTGGGAAGCCAGTGGGGCGagtggcaggggcgggggtgggaagCAGGTCCGCGGGCTCCCACATGAGCAGGTCGTTGTTGATCCTGAGAGGGCAGTTGGACCACAGCGGTGAGGGAGGTCCGGCCCAGCCCCTtgccaccccctgccctgcccacgtCGCCACCTGTTGTAGAGGCTCTCGTAGACCTCCTTGCTGGGCAGGAAGACGTGGGCGCCGGGCAGGACCACTTCCAGGCTGCAGCGGGACAGCGCCAGGGCCCGGCTCTGAAAGGTCCTCATTTCCTCAGGGTCTCCAGGAATCACCATCTAGGtgggggagcagggaaggggaTGCGAGAGATGTCAGGACCTGCTGCCGGCCTTAGAACCAGACCCAGGTCTGCTTCCTGAACtcctatcattcattcattcattcacatgaGCCCTTCTCTGCTGGGATGTATGACAGCCATCTTGTCTGAGGCGCTGACTGCAGGCAAACCCTGCTCCAAGGGCCTCGTTTGTGTTCACCCTTTATCCTCACAACAGGCCCATGAGACAAGTCATTATACCcgctttccagatgaggaaactcatcTGTAAGTAACTCTCCAAGAGGTTAGACAGCTTCCCCAGATGACACAGCCACTGAGTGGCAGAAGCTGGATTCGAACCCAGGTCGTTTGGCCCAGAGGCCAGGCCCCTAACTACCTCTCACTCAACCCTCATCACCTTCAGAGAAGAGGATCCTGAGGCCCAAATGTACCCTGATGATAAATGGCTGATGGGACGGGGTCATGATCTTCCCCACCGAGGGCCCATGTCCCTTAGGCGCTGCCCTCACTCTTGGGCCCCCTGAGACTCCCCACTGACCACAGACAatggaagaaatgaaattctCACTGGTGCTGGTTCACATTTTCTGGTGCCCCATGTGGTCTTGTCCCCCTAATCCAGAGCCACCAAGTGGCTCCCGTGAGACCCCAAAGGCCTTGTACCTCACCTCTTCCGTCTCGTACATGGTCCTTTTGGAGGAGAAGGGTGAGGGCTCAGGCTCCCGAAGCTCGCACAGATTCTCGGCCGACaactccagctcctctcccttctccgGGATCACTTCCCACTGTGCGCTGAGCTGGGGATTCAGGGTCACCACTACCCTGCCAGGGCACAGGCCTGTCACTGGCCTGCAgggccccccagcccctggtcccAAGTGGCCTCCCACTGCCCTCAGTAGCAAAGCCCTCCTCTCCTGTCTGCTCCTCCCAGAGCCCCAACTTACTGGGGCAGGAAGTACTTGTGCCCAGGGCTCGTGGGATCCAGGGCTTTGGAGACCCGCAGGCAGGGGACAGGTGGCTTCTCTCCGTCTTCGTAGGTGactggaggggatggggaggggcggggggttGTCACTGCCACCTTTCCCCATTTCTTCCTCAATGCCAGGTGGGTCAGTGGGGGCCTGGAGCCCCACCATGACAACTGTGTTTTATTGTGTACAGACCTGTGCTCTCCCTCGCACCCACAGTCTGCAGCGGCCCGGGGATAAACGGCCCACTCTGCCCGCTGCCCAGAGGAGCCCAGGGATACGCAGTGCTGGTGCCTCACGAAGCAGATGAGGTCTGGACCAGGGTCTGCCCCCATCGTGACCCAGCCCCTTCCGTGGCCCCAAGCCCACCTCTCCTAGAGGCCTGAGCCCCCCTGCCCAAGGGGTTGTCTCCTGGGGGGGGGTCTTACCATGGAGGTCGGAGCAGGTGAGTTCcaggcgggtgggggctggggggccaGGCCCACTGCTCAGCTCTGACCGGAACTGGGGCTCAGTCAGCTCCAGGCGCAGCTGCTCGGCCCGCACGGCCCCGCCCACCCAGGGGTCCCGCTCAGGCCGCAGGTCAGCGATGGGGAAGCGCAGCTGCAGCGTGGCGCGGGGTGCCGAGAGCCGCACCACTGCATGCTGCTGAGCTGCTGGCGGGGGCTCTGTCTGTGGGAGGCGGGCAGTCAGAGCTGCTGctggcccccccgcccccacccaacTGTGGCCGAGAGCCAGAGGGCCCGCgccctgctctcctccctggCTGCGCATCTCACCAGCAGGCCAGCCGGCTGCTCGGGAGGGGGTGTGGTGGCCTGGTGCAGCAGGGCAGCGAGCCGGTCCAGGGCCCCCAGCTCCACATCTGCCTGGAAGTCGGCCAGGTCCAGGGCCAGTTCTGAGTGACAATGGCAGGCAGTTGGGCGCCGGGGCCGGCTCTGAGGGTGAGGGTGCTCAGGTCAGCGAGGGCTGTGGGGTGGGCGAGGGCAGGATGGGCAGGGTTCCCCTTGAGCGAAAACAGAAAGGACACAGAGCCCTCCCAAGCTGTGAGGAGAAGAGCTTGGGTGAGGAGCccaggaggggatggggagaccTTCACCGCCTGCTCGGGGCAGACGACCAAGCTCGTTTAACGGAAACCACCCAATACttaccacccccagccctggaggctggcAGGGGCTTGCCAAGGCGAGCCAGGAGAGGGGCTAAGAGAATGGCACGTATATGGCCCGGAAGTACTCAAGGGCTCCAGGATGGGGAGGTGTGCTCTGGTTTGAGCACAGGTaaggggggtggagggtgggagcagggaggcaCCAGGGGAGGCCGGTGGGGGGCAATACACCATGGGAAACAGCCAAGGGCCCCTGGGCCTGGAGTAGCGTGGGTTACCTTGGGCAGCCGGCGCAGGGTCTGCGTGTGGCGCAGGTGAGCGCAAGGCTGAGCTGAGGCCTGGGGTCGCAGGCTGCCGGGGAAGCTCAGGACCTGGGGCGGGACATGGGAGACGACAGCGTCAGGCCGAGCCCCCAAGCCCACCCTCACCTCTAGGCCCTGCCGTGCACACACTGGCTCTCGGCCCTCACCTCTGTGTACTCAGGCTCCGAAGTGCCCCTGGGCCATAGACACTCCAGCACCTCCAGCTGCCCGAAGTGCACTTCCGTGCTGGTGATCCGCCGGCCCCTACTTGTCCTCAGCTCCCAGGAAAGCTGTACAGCGGCACCCGTTAGCCTATGGGGAAGAAGCTGGGCCTCAGAAGGTGGGCTTCAGGGGCTCAGGGAGTCCCCTCTAGTTCAGGCCCGCCTTGGGCTTGTACCGGACGTGGCTACAGGGACAGGCCCTCTGGAAGCGCGGTCGGAGATGGTAGAACTCATGGGAGCCGAAGGACCCATCCTTGGTGGCATCGAACTCCGCAAAAAAGTGGGTGGTGAGGTCAGGTGGTCCGGAAGACGGGGCagatgtctgaagcaaggtcagGGTCACACCCCCCAAGGTCATCTTCAGCAGCGAGTCGGGGCGCAGGGTGTTCAAGGGGGGTGCAGGGGCTGTCTTGCCTGAGAGGACAAAGGCTTCACCAGAGGCTCCCCAGAGCTCATGGGCATCCCAGGTAAAGTGACAGTCAGACACTGGGCTAGGGGCCAGGAGAAGCCCTGGCCTAGCTGGATTGTGACTCTGGCCAGGGGCTTGGCCAGGCACGGGTGACGTGAAGCCTTATTATGCCAGACACTGAGTCCACGCTCAGTTCAACCCGCTCAAGGAAGCTGGAAGAACTGGAGGTGACGAAGCACTTACTCAGTACCTGACACTTGCAATCTCTCAATAAACATCAGCCCAAACGTGCAGCCTGGCAGGGTCAGATCTTATCCCTTTTTTATGGAAGGGGAAACTGAGTTTACGTGCTTGGCCCAAGGTCACTAACTCCGAAACCCAGGTTCTGTCCATCGCATCGCCACCTCCCCTGAGCGTTCCCACGGAACCAAGTCACCAACGGTGGACCTCCAGGCAGCGCTGGAGGCCTCCCACATGCACGTAGCAAAGATGACACCGGCGCCAAGCCTTCTTCCAGCTCTTCCTGCCCCTGGAGGACTCACCGGTTGGGGGGCCCTGAGCAGAGAGCCGGTGGGAGGCCACGTTGCTGTGCACAGAGGTGCCCAGGTCTACATCGGAGAGGGAGAGCTCAGACAGCGCTGAGGCCACACTGCTTGTGAGGCCCGCCATGGAGAAGAAGAGGTCTGTGGGCCAGAGGAAGGGGGTCAGAGACAGCCGGGCTCAGCCCCCTGACTCCCGCGCCCACAGTAGACACCCCGCCAATTGCTGGCTCTGGCTCCACACCCACCAGTGCTCTCCAAGTTGACAAGGGGGTTCGAAAGGGGGTCTGAGCCGAGGGGCTCAGCTACAGTCCCCGCCTGCAGCTGCTGATTCAGATCCTGTTCAATCAGCCACAGATCTTCAGCACCTAGTGGGCGGCTCTTGTTCAGCTTGTCGACCAGGCCCTCGGGGTCTACAGGGGAGGACACTTCCTTGTGTCAGTCCAGTCTGGCCGGTGCCTTCCCAGCCACCCCACTGCCTGGACCGCCCAGAGGCCTCACCTGCAAGGCTCAGCGCACCAAGCAGTTCCTGAAGCTGCTGGAGCTGCCGCGGGGTCAGGAGCAGGTGCAGGGAGCTCAGCTGCCCACACACCTCCAGCTGGGGGCGGAGGAAGCAACCATGGAGCCTACGCCAGCCACCGCCGCCACCCACGTGCCCTCACCCTGAGGAGGCAGGATGCCAGTGGCCAGGCTAAGCTCTGCcaccaactagctgtgtgaccctggctcCAACTtgaccactctgagcctcagtttctccacttgCCTAGAAGGCAGTAATTTCCCCCACTCTACGACCCCGCTCCGTCCCAGGGAAGATCAGCATTGCTGAGGAGGATCCTGAGATGCGGcacactccctcctccccaggggcctGGAGACCCACCTTGGGGCCTGGGAAGGCCTCATTTTGCTTCAGTTTCACTGTCAGCTCCAGGCACCCTGAGCAGCTGCCAATCTGCAAAGGAGGCTCTGGGGGTCCTTCCTGGGAGACAAGAAgacatgggaggggagggggtgaaaAGATGCAGCCAAAGATGgtcagaagggagggagaggggcaggtGGGTCAAGGGCCAGAGAGGACAGGGATTAGAAGGAGAAAGAGACTGCGAGGACCAGAGTCGGCCCACCTGTGGGCGGAGCTCCTCGAAGTGCAGGCGGACCCCCGCCAGCTGCAGCAGCTTGTGGAGGAAGGCAGGGGGCTGGTGCACATCCACTGGCGGTGCCTGGCTTGGGTCTCGCACTGCCTCATCGCAGTACTCTAGTCTGGGGAGTGTAGGATCAGCTCCTGCCCAGGCCACCCTCTCCCCACGCAGCATTCTGTTCTAGGAGTCTGGGGTCAGTGAAGCCTGGCCTGCGGAGCCGTCCCATCATAGCCAGGCCATCCTGGACCTCCGCGGCCATTGCTCCTCAGACCCTCAGCGTGTCACCTGATCCCGGGGGCCCAGCTACCCTTGGCCTCTACCACTTGGCCCAGGGACACCACTCCAGGCTCACAACACAGTTCGCCGCCCCCTACCCCGGCCACAGCCCAGGCCCACCCAGACTTGCCCTGACACttcccaggagcccaggctgggggTGCAGGCGGGGCCAGGGCCACTCAGCAGCCCCTCACTCCCCCTCTTCCTCAcgccagccccccccccccccaagctcAGCCTGCCCCTACCTTTGCACGTGGGCTTCCACTGCCACGCCACGCTCCCCATCACCGGGCGAGTGCTCCACCCTCACGACAGTATCCAAGAAGGTCACCTTGATCCTTCGCAGTactgaggggtggggaggggtctcaGGTCAGGCAGAGCAGCAAGGGCCAGACAAGAGTTTCCCTGTCAGACGGCAGGGTGCTGTCTGAGGCCTTTGCCCTGCGGGCCACGGAGGGGCACAGCGGCTGGGCGGGGCCTGCTCACCAGTCTCAATGGTCTGGGCAAACATCTCCAGTCCTTCCAGGGGCTGTGGTGGCTCAGAGGGCTCGGGCGGCCCATCCCGCAGGCACTCCTGGGCCAGCTGCATGCTCGTGGTCATGCACGAGGCCCAGCTCTGTGAGTCGGCAGCTCCCGGCCCTGCAGGTAGGAAGAGGGTCTCAGGGCTGGCAGGCCCAGTCAGCTCCTGGGTGCCCAGGCCCACTCGCACCGCCTGCTCCCCCACCGCCACCCCTACCCCCGCCCCAGCTTTGCTCTGCCCTCACCCGGGCCCTGGCGGGGCTGTAAGGTGAGCTGGAGGCCTGACACGTGCACGGTGCAGTGGTCGGTGAGTAGCGCGGCCCAGGGCACGGCCACCTCGATAGAGCCCACGAAGCCTTCCACCAGCTCCAGTGGCGACTCCGTGGACTCCAGCACCTCATTCACAGACTGGGAGCAGGCAGGAGACAAAGCCAGctcagggaagccccacacccaGCCGTCTCCCTGGCTGCTGCAATCCTTGCCTGGCTCTTCCACCTTGGAGAGCACCCTCGCTCCCCCTGTCCATCCCCCTGTCCGTCCCCCTCTCCGTCCACATGCTACCTACAAAATCCTACCTTGGCTCAAATGACCCCTCCTCTTGGCTCAACTGACCCCTCCTCTTGGCTCCACTGACCCCTCCTCTTGGCCCGCCCTATTACCATAGAGTCCAATGTGCCCAGTCTTTCAAACCAGAGGAGGGGAGAGCTGAAGGACAAAGAGGAGGGAGCCAGGCAGAGGGGATGGAGCGTAGGGTTTCAGGCGTGggcacagcacatgcaaaggcctgGCAGAGAGAGCAGCGGCAGCCCACATTATCTGGGCGAGCGTGGAGTTTAAGGGGAGTGTCCAGGACAGGCAGGCAGGGGGTTGACCTGAGCTGGAGGGGGCCCCCCAACTCCAAACACTTGGGGTAGCTGTACTCTCTCTGAGGCACAAGGCTAGAGCCCCTGGTTACAAATAGGGGAGCAGCCCCCCCACCAGTctgggagctccctgagggcaggagcccACCTGCCTTCTCTGTGTGACTCCAGGTGCTCTGTGTGGCGCCACCCAGAGAGGGCCTCAGTAAACACTTGTTGGATCCATGAATGAAATACACGGCAGAGCTAGAAGGCCCACAGATATCACACGCAAATTCCTCACCTACAGatccacagatggggaaacttgAGGCCTAAAGAGAAGGGACTAGCCTAGTCACCCAGTGTACTATGGGAACTGAGACTGAGACCCAGGCACTGGGCTTCTTTGGGGGTCTGcaagggaggggctgcaggcctGGCAGCTTGGAGAAGGGCGGGCATACTGGGAAAGCACTTGCATTCCAACAGGGCCCAACTCCTCCCTGGAGGCCAGGCAGGAAAGCAGCCTAGCTAGGAGCCAATTCAAATCCCCAACCAGAGGGCAGGGCGGGTGGAAGTATAGAAAGGCAGCCTAGAGGTCTGAGCCAGCCTAAGAGgctgaggtcagaggtcagaaaAGGTCTCCCCCACTGGGATTCACAGGCAAGAGGTGCCACCAAGTCTGGGCTCAGGGGTCTCCGCCTACCCCACGTTTGCTCAGGAAGACCTGGTCTACCCTAAAGCCCAGCTTTTCCTGCCCAGACTGTATTGAGGCCAGGCACCCTGTCTACTCCCCCAGAAAACTGAGAAGCCCCTGTCCCCATGCCCACCTCTGTTGCTCTGGACTGGAGGGTTGACCCAGTGCCAGCCCTGGTCTGGCGCCTCTAACTGGTGGCTCCTTTGCAACTTCCCAGGTCAGCTGAACCGTGAGACACAGCTCCTCACTGCCCCCAGCCGCAGGCCTCTGACCCAGAGCTTATTCCTCTCCGCTTTGCcagcatctctctcctctctgcctaaGGCCAGATCTCTCCATCTTTCCTCGAGGGCTTTCCTCTAGGTGGGGATGCTGATGCCCAAGCTCCTCCCCAAACACCCATTCAGTCCATCCCACTCTCCTACAAGCAGGAAGTAGGCAGTAGTGGCAGTCACACAACGTGTTGATCAACAGGGGTGCTGACGCGGTTGTTGACATCCATATCCGGAGATGAACGCCACCCACCGAGCCAGGGTCGTGGGGTCAGGAGGTCAGGGCACCTTTCCCACAGGTGCCCACAGCAGGGCCCTGGACCCCTGCTAGACTTCCCTAACCAGCTGTATGCCCCAACTCTGTCACTTCCCTGGCCTGGTCCCACCAGAGCCCCCTAGTTTCCGAGGttcctcctcaccctctccttAGCCCCTTGGCACCACGCTCAACTCAGGCCCCCAATTTGATACACTAATTCTGGCATTCTCCAGACAAGTGACATCCTGCTCCCCAGCTTCAGTTTCTCCTCCTGTGAAGCAGAGGCAGGGGCCCCTTCTGTCCAGCTTCTGGCTCTGGAGGCGATCAGCTGACCCCTGGAAAGGGCCGGACGCCCAAGGCCTCTCCACTCCGGTGCCTGGTCCCCTAGTCCGACCCTTTCGCAGGGAGCCTCAGGATGCTGCGCCCCCCAGTCACACCCTTCCAGGGCTCGGGCCTGGATCCTCACCCAGATCTCCAGGTGTATATCCCGCAGGACAACGCTGCCCTTGTACAGATCGAGGCTTAGCTGGTCCAGGCTGAGGTGCTCCTGGAAGAAGTGACCCAAGTAGTGGTGCAGCAAGTAGCGGCAGACCCGCTCTTTCACACAGTTCGACCACGGCCATAGCCATCGTGACATCTCGGAGACCGCCGGGCCCGGGCCGCCTCCACTCGCCGCCCGCCGGCGTTCCCCGTCCGGTTGCGCTGTTCACTAGAGCCCCCGGCTCACCCCGCCGCTTCTCTTAGCGCCAGGCCGCACCCCCGGACGGCTGACCACGCCCCCCACGCTCACTGCCATTGGCCACTGCAAAGGGCAAGGCCTACTGATTGGCCGCGGGGGCGGAGCCTTCAGGCGCGAAAAAGGGACTGGGCTCTCTGCAAGATATAGGGCTCCCAATATTAATTTACGCTTGCGTATAAATTCTGTGTGGGAGGACCTTTAACCTCTCTCCTACGGGCTCCGGGAAGGCTGTCGCTTGAGGTGCCAGCCCCTCAAAGGAATGCGCATGTGCCGACTCGTCCAACTAGTACTTGAGGTAGTTGGCGAGGATTTAAAGGGACAGTGTCCCATTAAACTTCGTAAAAAGCTTTCCAGAGGCATACTTAGTGTGAGAGACCAGTACGCATCTCTAGAAACGATTAAGTGAAAACCTTTGCATTTTACAAAACGCTTAACCTTCCGCTATCTCATTCAACCCCCACAACAACCTCGAGCGTGGAGATTattgtcaccattttacagataaggaaacagatttATAAAGGTTGCTGTGAGTCCACTGTGAAGGAGGTCTCACCTGGAATGCTTGACCGGAGATTAACTGatcttcccttctctctgtacTTGGTCaggcctccagcccctccctgtaataat is part of the Balaenoptera musculus isolate JJ_BM4_2016_0621 chromosome 8, mBalMus1.pri.v3, whole genome shotgun sequence genome and encodes:
- the ATG2A gene encoding autophagy-related protein 2 homolog A isoform X2: MSRWLWPWSNCVKERVCRYLLHHYLGHFFQEHLSLDQLSLDLYKGSVVLRDIHLEIWSVNEVLESTESPLELVEGFVGSIEVAVPWAALLTDHCTVHVSGLQLTLQPRQGPGPGAADSQSWASCMTTSMQLAQECLRDGPPEPSEPPQPLEGLEMFAQTIETVLRRIKVTFLDTVVRVEHSPGDGERGVAVEAHVQRLEYCDEAVRDPSQAPPVDVHQPPAFLHKLLQLAGVRLHFEELRPQEGPPEPPLQIGSCSGCLELTVKLKQNEAFPGPKLEVCGQLSSLHLLLTPRQLQQLQELLGALSLADPEGLVDKLNKSRPLGAEDLWLIEQDLNQQLQAGTVAEPLGSDPLSNPLVNLESTDLFFSMAGLTSSVASALSELSLSDVDLGTSVHSNVASHRLSAQGPPTGKTAPAPPLNTLRPDSLLKMTLGGVTLTLLQTSAPSSGPPDLTTHFFAEFDATKDGSFGSHEFYHLRPRFQRACPCSHVRLTGAAVQLSWELRTSRGRRITSTEVHFGQLEVLECLWPRGTSEPEYTEVLSFPGSLRPQASAQPCAHLRHTQTLRRLPKSRPRRPTACHCHSELALDLADFQADVELGALDRLAALLHQATTPPPEQPAGLLTEPPPAAQQHAVVRLSAPRATLQLRFPIADLRPERDPWVGGAVRAEQLRLELTEPQFRSELSSGPGPPAPTRLELTCSDLHVTYEDGEKPPVPCLRVSKALDPTSPGHKYFLPQVVVTLNPQLSAQWEVIPEKGEELELSAENLCELREPEPSPFSSKRTMYETEEMVIPGDPEEMRTFQSRALALSRCSLEVVLPGAHVFLPSKEVYESLYNRINNDLLMWEPADLLPTPAPATRPTGFPDASGFWHDSFKMCKSAFKLDSDSDDEDTHFSVGASGTPQRLAPESQSPHSQSTFSTLVTVLKGRITAHCETKDECGKRLEATHGELVLDMEQGTVFSVSQYRGQPGLGYFCLEAEKATLYHRAAVDDYLLPSRLEVPTFAPPAQLARTIYPSEEGMTEQGGLGRKGQGRGPHMLSTAVRIQLDPHRNIKEFLVTLRLHRATLRHYMALPEQSWHSQLLEFLDVLDDPVLGYLPPTVITILHVHLFSCAVDYRPLYLPVRVLVTAETFTLSSNIVMDTSTFLLRFILDDSALYLSDKCEMETLDLRRDYVCVLDVDLLELVIKTWKGSTEDKLSQPLFELRCSNNVMHVHSCADSCALLVNLLQYVMSEGDLHPPPRPPSPTEIAGQKLSESPASLPSCPPVETALINQRDLTDALLDTERGLRELAQASGSPFFQASPVSVYLFPGERSGAQPPSPLVGAPTGSLGSHSEAKEEEKEEEEDGDTLDSDEFCILDAPGLGILPQDGEPVVTQLHPDPIIVQDGHFSQPLGSTDLLRAPAHFPVPSSRVVLREVSLVWHLYGGRDFGPHPGHRARAGLTGPRSSPSRCSGPNRPQNSWRTQGGSGRQHHVLMEIQLSKVSFQHEVYPAEPGPVAPGKELEEQPLSRQVFIVQELEVRDRLASSQINKFLYLHTSERMPRRTHSNMLKIKALHVAPMTNLGGPECCLRVSLLPLRLNVDQDALLFLRDFFTSLAASINPVVPAETSTEAHPETPVQPSGPQEGRPEGVETTSSQEAAGGRHGTSPAEQQPIYFREFRFTSEVPIWLDYHGKHVTMDQVGTFAGLLIGLAQLNCSELKLKRLCCRHGLLGVDKVLGYALNEWLQDIRKNQLPGLLGGVGPMHSVVQLFQGFRDLLWLPIEQYRKDGRLMRGLQRGAASFGSSTASAALELSNRLVQAIQATAETVYDILSPAAPISRSLQDKRSVRRLRKGQQPADLREGVAKAYDTVREGILDTAQTICEVASRGHEQKGLTGAVGGVIRQLPPTVVKPLILATEATSNLLGGMRNQILPDAHKDHALKWRLDEARD